In Paenibacillus dendritiformis, the DNA window CCTTCGAGCAGCTTCATCGAATCGCTGCGCACCGATGAGAATTCGGCCGCATAGCCTTCCATGAATTCCGTCCGCCGCTCGGACGGGACGCTGAGCGCGCCGCCGGCCGCATCATACAAAAAATAACCGTGGCCGTACAGACAATAATCAATCAAGGTGAAGCCCCGAGCGGTTACAATAACATTGGCCCGGTTGATGTCGGCATGGATGATGCCCCATGTGCCGGGCTCCGGCTCGTAGCGCCGAAGCCGCTCGTTAATCCGTTGGAAGGCCTCGCTCATCAGGGCGAAATCGCCCGGCGCAAAAATGCCGTGCTCCCGGCCATAGGTCAGCCGCTCCAGCATGGCCTCATTCTCCCCGATACCGGCATAGGCCGGTCTGTTCGGGGCCGGATCCGGCGTGTATCCGCTCGTAAACCGGTGCAGCATGCCGACCTGCCGCCCGTAGCGGAGCGCGGCTTCCCTCGATGCGAAGTCATCCGGCTGCGAGTCCCGCCCTTCCAGCCAATGCAGCATCGTACAGTGGAGGAAGCCATCCCCGTCCGAGATCCGGGTGACGAATTCTCCTTCGCGGTTGCGGACCGGCATCTGCACATTCAAGGCGGTATTCTCTCCCAGCGCCTGCAGCAGCTCCATCTCCCCGGTCAGACCCGCCTTGGTATGCTGCAGGCCGTGAAGCCCGGCGTGGACCGGCTTATGAACCCGGAGCAGATAAGATGAGCCCGACTCATCGGTAATCTTGTACGTCAAATTTTCATTATGCCGTATGAATGTTATAATTGGCGATTGTATCTCGTAATGCGACAATGCATCGGCAGCGATGGCTTGATGGCCCACTTTTTCGTCTCTCCCTTTCTGCGCATGCAGGCCGTCTGCGGCATGGCCGCCGCTATTCCTGCTTGCTCATCAGTCAGTTCAATCTTCTCTTCCTGTCCATTCGAGCCGATCGCGATGGACAGCGGCGCTTCAATCTGCAGCTCTATTCGTGTTCCAACTATTTCCTGTACGTCAGCGAGACCTGGCCGGCTCGGAAAAGTCATACTTCGCCACCATCTCGCCCCAAGGGGCGATGCCGGTCTCGACGAAGCCGGCCGAAGCATACAGCCGCCGGGCCGCTTCGTTCTTCGGATCATAGCCGAGCATGCAATGCTCCGTCCGGTCCGGCTGCGCTCCGATCTCATCCAGCACAAGCTGCATGGCCCGCTTGCCGTATCCTTGCCCCTGATAAGAAGCATCCACCATGAAGCGGTAGATCCAATACTTCCCGTCATCCGGATCGATGCCATACATGGCGAATCCGATCATGCGATCGTCCAGATAGATGCCCTTGCATTGAAATCCGTCCAAAAACTGCGCCTCGGCGATCGAATACAGGTTCGACGCGATGAAGTCTTCTTGTCCCGGGGCCACCTCCAATGCAATGCATTCCTTCCAGTTGCCGGCCGTGATCGGCTGGAGATAAATGTTCATAGAAAATCCCCTTTCGGTTGTTCATTTCTTCTGTCCAAGCCGCCTTGCTCCCTCGGTTGCTCCGGTCCCGGCAGCTCGTATTGATAGAAGCACAGGTTCAGCCACTGATTGAATTTATAGCCGGCATTGCGAATCGTCCCGGCATACGTAAAGCCCAGCTTCTCATGCAGGGAAATGCTGCCCCGGTTCGACTCGTCGATGCCGGCGACGAGCGTCTTGTAACCGCGTTCCCCCGCGATGCGGATCATTTCCCGCAACAGCCCGGAACCGATCCCCAAGTGGCGGCATTCGTTATGCACATAGACCGAATGCTCAACGGTGTATTGATAGGCTGGCCAAGCCCGGAAAGGGCCGAAGGTGGCGAAGCCCATCACCCGGTTCTCCGCCTCATAGACCAGCACGGGAAGGTTGTCCCGCCGCTTCTGCCGGTACCACTCCATCCGCTGCTCCAGCGTATGCGGCTCATAGGAATAGACCGCGGTAGAATGGATTATCGCATCGTTGTAAATGTCCAATATGGAAGGCAAGTCCTGTTCAGTCGCTTCTCGAATCATGCTCCGGTCTCCTCTTCGTTCGTACCGGCGGGCAGCGTGCCATGGCGTCCCAACCGGCTATGCCGTAATTATACCAGTTCTTGGCGTCACGGAAAGCTGGAAATAAAAAAGAGACGCCTTGGCGCCTCTCTCTTCCTTGATCTCAAGATTCCTTCCCCCTCGCCCGTGCGCTCCGGGATCGGCCTTACACTTTGGCCGCCTGTGTACGCGGAAGCGGAGGTTGGCCGGCTTCGGCCGCTTCGGCCCGCTTCAGGAACAGACGCCCCTTCCAGCGGAGCAGGACGAGGATGCCGCGAATGTATTCGTCCGCGATCATGCAGGCGTAGATGCCGACGAGCCCCCAGCCCCAATGGATGCCTGTCAGGTAGGACAAGCCTGTGGCGACCAGCCACATCGAGAACACGGCCGTCAGCATGACGAACCGGGTATCGCCGACCGCATTGAGGGCGTTGCCCATCGCCATGTTCAGCATTTTGCCGGGCTGCAGCAGCAGATTGAGCCCGAGCAGCGAGACGCCGAGCGCCACGATCTCCGGATCGGCCGTGAACAGCCCCAGCAGCGCCCGGCCCGCGAACAGCAGCACGAGCGCATTGACCGTGACGAGCGGCAGGCCGTACAGAAGGGCGCGGTAGGCCCCTCTGTAGGCCTCCTCCATGCGCCCCGCTCCGAACAGATGGGCAACCTGAATCTGCAGCGCCATCGCGATCGAGGATCCGAGCAGGAAGCAGAACGATTCCAGCGTGTTCATGTACGTCCGCGCCGCCAGCTCCTGCGGCCCCAGCATCGCGATGAAGGCGAAGATGACGAGCTGGGAGAAAACCCAGCAGGACATGTTGACGCCGAGCGGCCAGCCAATATACAGGATCTCCTTGAAGCGCGCCCCGTCGAAGCCGAGCATCTCCCGCAGGCGGATGCGATGCCCGAACGACTGGACGAATACATAAGCCAGCACCGCCGTCGCGAGCAGCCGGCTGATGACGGTCGACAGGGCGACCCCGGTCAGCCCCCACTGCGGGAAGCCGAAGGCGCCGAAGATGAAGCCGTAGTTCATGGCGACATGGATGACGTTCATCCCGATGGCGATGATCATCGGCCCCTTCGTATTGCCGGTATTTCGGATAACCGTGCTGAGGGTGGACGTGAGCGCCGTCAGCACCATGCCGCCGCCGACAATCGAAATATAAGTGTCCGCCAACGGCAGCAGGCTGTCCGGAAGCTGGAGCACCGCCGCGATCGCGCGCGGCTTCGCGTAGAGCACGAAGCTGAGCGCGAGCCCGATCAGCGCGCTCGCGCTTACCGCCATAACGGCCACGGAACGCGCCTCCTCTTCCTTCCGCGAACCGAGCTTCTGCGCGATCAGGATGCCGGCCCCGCTCGCCACCGTCATGAAGAGGGTCGTCAGCGCCTGGAACAGCTGGTTGGAGAAGCCGACAACCGCGACCGCATCATCCGAGATGCGGCTCACCATCAGCGTATCCGCCGCCCCCAGCAAAAACTGCAGGAACAATTCTATAAAAATCGGCCATGCCAGCACTCCCAGGGCATACCGATTCTGTTCTCTTTTCACAAATGAAACCTCCGTTATCCTCTTGATGTGGCTGTATATCCTTGTGCAACGACGGATAGAACGTAATCATTATAGATGGTATACTCATCTTGATGTGTCACAATATCAACTTGAACTATCAAGATGCCAACCTGTTCAATTCGGAAAAAGGAGGCTCTTCCAATGAAAGCGCTGCAGTTCACCTTGCCGCCATTGCCCTACTACATTCACAGCGGTTCCGGCACGATGGAAGCCGGTCAAAAGCATGCCAGCCGCCGGAATATCGAAGTGTTCGATCTGCTGTTCGTGACCGGAGGCTGTCTTTATATGTATGAGGAGGAGCGGGAATATGCGGTCCGTCCGGATCATGTCCTTATTTTGCGGCCGGATCGGACCCACGGGGCGACGAAGGAATGCATGGAAGCGACAACTTACTTCTGGCTGCATTTCCAGACGGAAGGAGCGTGGGAGGCTCTTGAGGACATGCCGCACTCCACCGCCTTCGACAGTGAAGCGGCTGTGGCCTCTCCTTTCGCTCCGCGACCGTTCCTCCTGACCTTGCCGCAGTTCGGCAAGCCGCTCCAGCCGGAACGGCTGCGGGAGGCCCTGCTTCAGCTCCAGGAGCTGCAGGAGGGGATACCCGAGCCGAATACCCCCTGGAAGGAGCAGATGCTGTTCCAGCAGCTGTTCCATCTCCTGTCGGTATCGGCGGAACAGAACGACCTGTCTCCCGCCGCCGCATGCGCGGAGCGGGCAGCCGCATACTTGCGTCGCCATTACCGGGACGATATCAAGGCCCAATCGCTTGGCGACAGCCTGAACTTCCACCCGGTCTATATCGCCCGGTGCATGCAGAAGCAGTTCGGCTGCTCGCCGATCGAATATTTGACGCGCTACCGCATCGAGCAGGCGAAGCTGCTGCTGCACCAGACGGATCTTCCGATCTCGCGCATCGCGGAAGAGGTCGGCTTCCGTCAAGCGGCTTACTTCGCCGCTTGCTTCTCCCGCTATGAAGGAATGTCGCCGCGCGCATACCGGCAGCAGTTTTTCTGCCATTAAGGAGCCGGCTCCCGCAGACGGGCGGCCCGTCTGCGAGCGGGCCGCCGCTGCGGAGCCCCGCGTCTGCCCAAGCCCTCCGGCCCCGCTTGCCCGGGCCGCCCCGTTCCGTCCGGGCCCGCTTCAGTGCCCGCATTCATAGATGCGATGGCATACCGGACACCGTTCTTCCTGACATGCATTCTCCAGCAGCATGGCCTGCTCGATCAGCTTCTTCAGATCCCGGACGGCCATCGGTCTCGTATACTGATCGTCGTCGTCCAGCAGGCAGGCGATCTCCAGCAATCCCGTCTTGAGCTGGCTGCATTGCACCAAGTGATGAATGTTCATCTCTCTTCCCCACCTTCTTCAATCTTTTTGACGCTCTTCGCTTTTGCGTTCTTTATCAAGGTGTTTGTGCCAAGATTGCTATCCATGAATAGCACTATTCTGCTGATCGTTCTTCGCCGCGCTATGGGCATCTCCCTCCTCTCCCGGCGGCCACGCAATCTTGCCTGCCCAACCCTTCGTTATCCGTCTCCCCATGACGAGACTCCTGCCTCTGCCGCGGACCGTTCCAAGACTGAAGTATTTATCCGGCAACAGAGAGAGACAGAATCTTATCTCCATACGCATGGTATCCAGGGATAGCGTCGCTTGCCAATAATATACCGCAATGGTATGCTGTTTGCAAGTCATGAATCGCGAAAAAACGAGAAAAAGGAGGTCTGGCCGTTGACTATCGGAAAGATATTGAAGGAGCTTCGGGGAAAGCGATCGCTGCGGGAGATTGAACGTGAATCCGGAGTCAGCCATACCTATCTGAGCAGTCTGGAAAAGGGACGCGACCCGCGGACAGGCAAGGAACGCAAGCCGACGCCCGACACGTTGAAAAAGCTGGCTCACGTCTACTCCGTACCCTATGAGTGGCTGATGGGCGCCGCCGGATATATGGAGTTCGAGGAAGGCCTCTCGATTCCCGGCCACGAGAACGGGGCGGCGATGCAGGCGGACGGGACGGAGGACGCAGGCTGGAACTACCGTCCGGGCGGGAACAACCTTGCGCCCCGCGGCGTCAAGGAGAAAAAGCCGTTCTACGAATTAACGGAGGTGTTGAACGGCACCGTTCCTGTCCATTATTTCGGACAGCCCTTGAGCCGTGAGGATCTCAAGCGGACTCTTGCCATGCTGGAGGTGCTGTTCCCCGGACGGCGCCCCGCTTCCGATGCGCCGGAGGAAGAGGAACGCTAAGATGCGGTCTTGCCCGAATGCGGCGGCGGCCCTCCCGGGTTCGTCCGGGAAGGGCCGCTTCTTTTAATGAATATTCGCCTTGCTGAAATTGCCGCCCAGCACGTCCGATACGGTCTCGATCGCGATGAAGGCCTTCGGATCGATATCCTGCACAATCGCCTTCAGCTTCGCCACTTCCAGACGCGTGAGCACGCAATAGATCATTTGCGTATCCTCGCGCATATAGCCGCCTTGGGCGTAGATGAATGTCGTGTTGCGGCCAAGCCGATCGATAATGGCCTGCGATATTTCTTCGTACTCCGACGAAATGATCGTGGCCGACTTGGATTCGTTCAGACCTTCGACGACGATATCGATCATTTTGAAGGCAATATAGTACGTGAAGATGGAGTACATCGCCGAATCCCATCCGAATACGAAGCCGGCGACGATGAAAATAAAGACGTTGATGATCATGATTAGCTGGCCGACGGGAATGTTGACTTTTTTGGATACCAGAATCGAGACAATCTCCGTTCCGTCTAGCGATCCGCCGAAGCGGATGACGAGACCGACGCCCGCTCCGAGCATAATGCCGCCGAACATCACGGCAAGGAGCTTCTCATTGGTGAACGCATTCACATCGTGAAGAAATGCGGTCGTCAACGACATGACGGCGATGCCGTACAGGGTGGAAAAGCAGAATGTCTTGCCGATCTGCCTGTACCCAAGCATCAGGAACGGCACATTAAGCAGGAACAGGAATATTCCGAGCTTGAGCGAGGTCGTCTTGGACAAAATGATCGATATCCCGGCGATTCCCCCGTCGATAATGCTGTTCGGCACCAGAAACAGCTCCAGCGATACGCCCATCAAGACAGCGCCTATCGTAATAAATACAACCCGTTTGATAATATCCAGCAGCTTTGTTTTCTTATGAGTGCGAGCCATAAATCTCCTCCAAACTATAAAAGTAATCGGTATATCATCCCCGTCCAGAGAATCCAGGACGGGGATACGCGCCATGCCATGTGCGGGCCGGCTCGCCGCTCATGCGAACCCGGCAGCCGCCCTCTAGTCTCCGCCTTTATACACGAGCGAGCGGGCCGCCAGCTTCTCGCTCAATCGGACCAGCTGCTCCAGTTCGCCCTCTTCCAGCAAAGATAAGTAAGCCGTCAGCGTCCGCCTCGATCGGTCCTGCGCCTGCCGCAGCAGATGGTGGCCCGCTTCGGTAATCGAGACGAGCACGACCCGCCGATCGGACTTGTCTGGGACGCGATCGACGAGCCCGCTGTCGAGCAGCCGATCTATCATCACGGTGACCGCGCTTGAAGTCACGCCCAGTTGTTCGGCGAGCATGGACACCTTCCCCGGGCCTCTCCGCTCAATCACATTGAGCAGCGAGTACTGGGCTACCGTCAGCCCCAACTCCTTCACGTTCGCCATGTCATGCCAGAGCGTGCGCGCCAATACCGTCATGGCCTGTTCATAGCGTTCCACCCACGATGACATGCGTTCCATTGTCCCACTCCTTCCCGCGGCGCCGAGATTATTAAAAGATTCATTAATTAAACTATCAATTAATTAAACGATTTAATTATTATATAAGCAAAAAAAAGGAAGAGTCAAGCAGGCCCATTTTCCTAATTAAGGGAGTTTTCTTCACTTATTTTACATGAAGCGACATATATCTAAAATTTATTTAATAGTCGAATCAATTTCATAATGCATAATTACAAAACTGTAGATTAACCGAATTAAAGTATTTCCTTTTTTGAAAATTATGCAGCTTGCTCTTGGAATTGACGATTTAAACGATCACATGCTAATTTTATACAATTGTAAACCAAAGTAACCAAGTTAAAATGAACCTTAGCTTTTTGACCCGTTCGGTGTCTCACATTGTTCAATTGGAAGAATTCCTTCAAGTAAGCATTCACTCTTTCGACTGCAGAACGTCTCTTAGCGATTTCTTTCCAATGCTTTGAGCCTCTGGCCGGGGCGGTATATTTTCTAAGATCAGTTGTTATCTTCATTTTATAGACTTTCTGGCAAAGTGAATCATGCGCCAATGGACAGCTTTCGCATTCTTTCGGTCGAACATATTTGAGTGTTCCATATTTTGAATCGTAGCTGTCATAACGATAAGAATGCTCCCTTACACAGGTTGGGGCGAAGTGTTCGTCAAATCCGTCGTGTTCTGGTTCTCGGCGACGGTTATACGCAATTACAGCATGTGCCTCTGCTTCTCGAACTTGCTTGTATATAGGTTCATAATCGTATCCAGCATCCATGGTTGCGTACTTGAAACTGAAATTCGGATGCTGTGAAGCAACCCCTTTTAGGAGTGGAATGGCCGCTTTACCGTCATTCAAGCTTCCGGAAGAGAGCAAGGCTCCGAGGATATACTGACTCTGCGTTCCAATGGCAAGATGACCTTTATAGCCATACCAAAAGACATTTTTTCCATCACTATTTTTCTTGACTCCCCACTGCGGATCAAGAGGCATTTGATCTCGCAAAACATGGAATGATTCATTTAATTGAGCGGCAATTTCTTTTTCGAAGATTGGTTTTTGTTCCTCTTCTTCTTGCTTTTGTTTGAGCCAAGCTTCACGTTCGGCTTTTGTTTTTCGCCCACGCTTTTTTGGCTCAGGTTTTTCCTTTTCTTGCTTCGCAGGTGCCTGATCCCGAGCTTCGATATGGGTCGCATCGATTGCAACCGTATCGTCTGTAATGAATCCTTCTGCCATGGCTTGTTCGAGTAACTGCTCTTGCATGTCCTCCAGTGCATGGCTTTGGCTCATCTTGCGCACCAACCGGGAATAGGAAGAGGCCGAAGGAATCGCTTCTGAAAGCATAAAGCCACAATCCATGCGGAATAAGATGTCATGTTGAAGTCTCTTTATTAAATCTTTAATCGTAGGAATACGTTCAACGATTCTAACAATCAAGGAATAGACCATCGCCCTATAATTCACTTCAATGGGGGCACCATAAAAAGATGTTTTCCTGACCAAACGCAAGATCGGAGTGATGTCGATTGTAGAAAAAATCTCACGAAAACGATCTTTTTGTTCCATCTCATAAAGCTCTTGCAGGGTAAATAAGCTCTCATGTCGAATATAGGGCATAGGGAGTTCGCCTCATCTCTTTGGGTATTGTGTGGATACTTTACTTATTCGAGATTTGGGGAGGTACTCCTTTTTCTGTACCTTAAAAACCCAGTCATAGCAAGACTTTCGATTTATGAAATTGATTCAGTCATGCGAATTTTGTCGATAAATAATGTACACTCATTTACTCAGGCATCGTCCGCTAAAGTAAATGATGTTTCTCGATTTCGAACGCAGCCATTTTTCAAAAGCAGGGAGGAAAAACGGGGAGACAGGGACAAAGCATAGGTTTATAGTCACAAACAAGCATCAAATCCAATTTGGTTGGCAAAGGGCGGAGTTCAACATGAATACGAAATTTCAATTTCGATTCCGGCATTTAAAAACAGCAGTTAAAATTTACATTTTGGTTGGGATTGGCGTGTTGTTATTGGGAATCAGCACACTTCTCTCGTATAGTTCCATTCGTGAAATCAATCAAAGCACCGAGGTTATTTTTAACCACAATCTGACGTCCATCATCTGGCTGAAACAGATCCAGGTGAATAATCGATCGACAGATGCCGCTGTTTTCGAGCTTATGGCCAATAATGACGCGGGGGACAATAAACGTCTGAAAGAAACTATTGAGGCTTTTCAGAAGGATAATAAACAATTCCTTGAAAAATATGCCGCCATCCTTAATCACGAAGAGGAAAAAGCGTTATTCGACAAATACAGCAAGTTATTGCCCGCCTATCAGCAACAGCTCAACAATGTGATCGGGCTGGCCGTGCAAAATAAAAATGCGGAGGCTTACGATTATTATAATTCGGAGGCGAGAGGGACGCGCGCGGAGCTTCAAAACCTGCTTACCGAACTAGTGGAGTGGAATCAGAATCTGGCGCGGCAGGAAGCGGATACGGCGACGGCATTGGGCACAAGCGCCACAAGGAACAGCTTGCTGATTGGCGGACTGTCCCTGCTTGTGAGCATCGCCATCGGACTGTTCATCATCAAAGCTATTGTCACCCCGCTCAAGGAGATGCAGCTGTTGATGAATCGAGCGCAGCAGGGCGATCTGACGGTCCGGGGTACATATGATTCGAAGGATGAAGTCGGGAAGGTCATGCATGATTTCAATCAAATGATTGACGGCCTAGCCGCAATAATGAGGACGGTGAACAAGCAGGCTCAGGTTCTGTACGAAAGCTCGAGTCTCGTCGCCGATAACGCCAAAGAGACCGCCGCCGCCACCGAGCAAATCGCCGCTTCCATGGAGCAGGTCGCTGCCGGAGCCAAAAACCAGCAGGCGGCGTCGAAGGAAAACGCAATCGCCCTCGAGGAAATGGCCAAAGGCATCGAGGTGATTGTGGACAGAGCGACCAGCGTAACGGAAATGTCCAGTTACTCATCCGAACAAGCGGAGCAGGGCAATGCGATTCTGAATGAGGCGGTCAGCCAAATGAAGGCCATCCATGATTCCGTGAAGATGACGGGGACCGCGATTGGGCATCTGAATGAATCCTCGGAGCAAATCGGGAAAATTATTGATGTCATCACCGCCATCGCCAGCCAGACCAATCTGCTGGCCTTGAACGCATCCATCGAAGCGGCCAGAGCCGGAGAGAGCGGCAGAGGGTTCTCTGTGGTCGCGATGGAGGTGCGCAAGTTAGCGGAACAGTCGGAGGATTCGGCCAAGCAAATCGCCGGCTTAATCGAAGAAATCCAGTCCAGCATGCAGCAGACGACGAAGTCGATGGAGCTTGTACAGAAGGACGTATTATCCGGTATGGAAATCGTGGACAAGGCGGGACAGACGTTCGAGACCATCTTGGATACGGTCCAGAAAGTTACCTTCGAAATGCAGGAAACATCCGCTTCGACCGAGGAGATGTCGGCGGGGACAGAAGAAATCTCGGCATCTGTCGAGGAAATGGCCTCGATCGCGGAAGAAGCGTCCCAGACCGTGCAGACGGTCGTGTCGGCATCGGAAACACAGCTGGCTTCCGTTCAGACGATATCCGCTTCCACGGAGCAGCTGAGGGTGCTGTCCCAGGAATTGCAGGCCATCGTCAAGCAATTCAAATTATAAAAGTACCGGTGCCGCGAAAGAAAATCAAGCCAGGAAAAGCTTCCTGGCTTGATTGGCGTGGCCGGGCATCCCGCTCCCTGGCCGAGCTAGAACCGGAACGCCGCATATCTCCACTGGTTCTCCAGCGCTACCCACACATCATCGGTCTCGGCCCCGGCATACCAGTAAGCGAAGCCGGCGATACCGCGGCTCGCCGCCATCGCATATTTGGCGGCGAGAGAACGGCTCTCCTCCGCCCAGACCAGATGGCGAACGCCGCTGGCCGTGAAGTCCGCCACATACTGGGCTGTCTTGCCGTCCCATTTTGTCTTGCGGGAGCGCAGCAGGTCCCCTTGTTCCAGCAATGTCATATCGCGGGAAGTCAGCTTCTCTCCCTGTACGATCCACTCCCTTGTATAGAGAGGAAGCGCGGCAATCACCTTGTCCGAAGGGACCGACTGCAGCAGCTTATCCAATGCGCGCTGCACCCACGGCAGCGACGAGACCGAACCGGCTGTCGGGGCGCCCCCCCAATGCTCGTCATATCCCATCAGCACGATGTAATCCGCCGCCTCTCCCAAGGCGGCATAATCGAAGGCCTCGGTCCAATCCGTACCCAGATCCGGAGACACGTCGACAGAGAGCACCGCCCCCAGCCTGTGCAGCTCGTCAGACAGATCGGTGATGAAGGCGGTGAGCGCTTCTCTGTCCTTCGGGTAGACATTTTCAAAATCGAGATTCAAACCGTCCAGCCCGTACTTCACCACAAAGCCCGACAGCTTCGAAATGACGGCATTCTTCCGTGCCGGATCGGTGAGCACTTGATGCGTCAAATCCGCATTGAACCGGTTCCCCACCATCGCCCAGACCTGCTTGCCATGCTGCTTCGCCCAGTGGATGAGCGTCCTGTCGGTATGATCGGAGACCGTCTGGGACGAGTCCAGGAAATACCATCGCGGGGTCAGTGTATTGATTGGCGATGAAGCAACTTGCGCTATGTACTGCTGCGTCGTCAATTCATGGTGCCACCCCATCTCGATGCGCTGCGGCGGAGCCGCTTCCAGCTCGTGCGACCAATCGGGCCGCTGCAGGGCACGATGCAGTACGACAGCCGTCTCTTGGCGGGTCATCGGATCGTTCGGGCGGAACTTGCCCCCGTCGCCGTTCATCAGATTCTGCTCCTGCATCAAGCTGACATACGGAATGGCCCATTCCGCGATGTAATCCGCGTCCGCGTAAGAGAGCCAGCCGGAAGCCGCTTCCTTCGGCTGCTTGAACGCCCGCATGATGATCGCCGCCGCTTCTTGACGGGTTACCGGCCGCTGCGGTTCAAA includes these proteins:
- a CDS encoding methyl-accepting chemotaxis protein; translation: MNTKFQFRFRHLKTAVKIYILVGIGVLLLGISTLLSYSSIREINQSTEVIFNHNLTSIIWLKQIQVNNRSTDAAVFELMANNDAGDNKRLKETIEAFQKDNKQFLEKYAAILNHEEEKALFDKYSKLLPAYQQQLNNVIGLAVQNKNAEAYDYYNSEARGTRAELQNLLTELVEWNQNLARQEADTATALGTSATRNSLLIGGLSLLVSIAIGLFIIKAIVTPLKEMQLLMNRAQQGDLTVRGTYDSKDEVGKVMHDFNQMIDGLAAIMRTVNKQAQVLYESSSLVADNAKETAAATEQIAASMEQVAAGAKNQQAASKENAIALEEMAKGIEVIVDRATSVTEMSSYSSEQAEQGNAILNEAVSQMKAIHDSVKMTGTAIGHLNESSEQIGKIIDVITAIASQTNLLALNASIEAARAGESGRGFSVVAMEVRKLAEQSEDSAKQIAGLIEEIQSSMQQTTKSMELVQKDVLSGMEIVDKAGQTFETILDTVQKVTFEMQETSASTEEMSAGTEEISASVEEMASIAEEASQTVQTVVSASETQLASVQTISASTEQLRVLSQELQAIVKQFKL
- a CDS encoding S-layer homology domain-containing protein, encoding MSFRRKFVILAAAAAMFITGSLAWGESKSAPLPFDDIEGRYGQEDIVALYNKGIVTGFGNRTYEPDKAVTRAEFISMVNRLLRVQPVASDIPAFADVPRKAWHYGAVQAGLLLQLVDGTGERSFEPQRPVTRQEAAAIIMRAFKQPKEAASGWLSYADADYIAEWAIPYVSLMQEQNLMNGDGGKFRPNDPMTRQETAVVLHRALQRPDWSHELEAAPPQRIEMGWHHELTTQQYIAQVASSPINTLTPRWYFLDSSQTVSDHTDRTLIHWAKQHGKQVWAMVGNRFNADLTHQVLTDPARKNAVISKLSGFVVKYGLDGLNLDFENVYPKDREALTAFITDLSDELHRLGAVLSVDVSPDLGTDWTEAFDYAALGEAADYIVLMGYDEHWGGAPTAGSVSSLPWVQRALDKLLQSVPSDKVIAALPLYTREWIVQGEKLTSRDMTLLEQGDLLRSRKTKWDGKTAQYVADFTASGVRHLVWAEESRSLAAKYAMAASRGIAGFAYWYAGAETDDVWVALENQWRYAAFRF